In one Candidatus Gorgyraea atricola genomic region, the following are encoded:
- a CDS encoding 3-methyl-2-oxobutanoate dehydrogenase subunit VorB gives MAKKVLMCGNEVLAEAAIMAGCRFYAGYPITPQNELPAYMSRRMPESGGVFMQSESEISAINMVFGASLIGARAMTSSSSPGISLKQEGISYLAGCELPAVIVNVMRGGPGLGNIAPSQSDYFQATRGGGHGDYRQIVLAPASLQEIVDLTVLSFDLADQYRMPVMILSDGILGQMMEPVILETRDKGQGTPNQSLRSSTGQAKKDWVLDGCKGRKPRVIKSLLLGDGELERFNEKLQKRYEEIKEKEVRCEILHGDDSEIMIVSYGTTSRICRSVVEKLRSDGKKIGMVRPLTLWPFPEKQLKELAEKIEKFLVVEMNCGQMVEDVKLGIDCKRSVYFYGRSGGGVPTEEDIISYIYEKNIL, from the coding sequence ATGGCTAAAAAAGTATTGATGTGTGGTAATGAGGTTTTGGCAGAGGCTGCGATAATGGCAGGATGCAGGTTTTACGCCGGCTACCCTATTACTCCGCAAAATGAACTTCCAGCTTACATGTCGAGGCGCATGCCAGAATCAGGAGGCGTGTTTATGCAGTCAGAGAGTGAAATTTCCGCCATCAATATGGTCTTTGGCGCGTCACTTATAGGCGCGAGGGCAATGACATCTTCTTCAAGCCCAGGCATCAGCCTTAAGCAGGAAGGCATATCGTATCTTGCTGGCTGTGAACTTCCTGCAGTAATAGTAAATGTAATGAGAGGCGGACCTGGCCTTGGGAATATAGCGCCGAGTCAAAGTGATTATTTTCAGGCTACAAGGGGCGGAGGCCATGGCGATTATCGTCAGATAGTGCTGGCGCCAGCCTCGTTGCAGGAGATAGTGGATTTGACTGTGCTTTCGTTTGATCTAGCAGATCAATACAGGATGCCTGTTATGATTTTAAGCGATGGTATTTTGGGGCAGATGATGGAGCCGGTGATATTAGAGACAAGAGACAAGGGACAAGGGACCCCGAACCAGTCGCTTCGCTCCAGTACGGGGCAGGCAAAAAAGGATTGGGTCTTGGATGGATGTAAAGGCAGGAAGCCGCGGGTGATAAAGTCGCTTTTGTTGGGTGATGGCGAATTAGAAAGATTTAATGAGAAACTGCAGAAAAGATATGAAGAGATTAAAGAAAAAGAGGTGCGTTGCGAGATCTTGCACGGAGATGATAGTGAGATCATGATAGTCAGTTATGGCACGACCAGCAGGATCTGCAGGAGCGTTGTTGAAAAACTTCGCAGTGACGGAAAAAAAATAGGCATGGTCAGGCCCTTGACCCTGTGGCCTTTCCCAGAGAAACAATTGAAAGAGTTAGCCGAAAAGATTGAAAAATTTTTAGTAGTAGAGATGAACTGCGGACAAATGGTGGAAGACGTCAAGCTTGGCATAGACTGTAAGCGCTCAGTTTATTTTTATGGACGTTCAGGCGGCGGGGTCCCTACAGAGGAAGACATAATCAGTTATATTTATGAAAAAAATATTCTGTAA
- a CDS encoding 4Fe-4S binding protein, with protein sequence MPKVEIGREKCKGCRLCVVFCPKACIESDDSINKRGANPVLFIDKDKKCTGCGFCAIVCPDLCITVYK encoded by the coding sequence GTGCCTAAAGTAGAGATAGGTAGAGAAAAATGTAAAGGCTGCAGGCTTTGCGTGGTATTTTGTCCCAAGGCCTGCATTGAATCAGACGACTCTATTAATAAAAGAGGGGCTAATCCGGTTTTGTTTATAGATAAAGATAAGAAATGCACAGGATGTGGTTTTTGCGCGATTGTATGCCCGGACCTGTGCATAACAGTGTATAAATGA
- the xseB gene encoding exodeoxyribonuclease VII small subunit: MAKELKFEEMMKNLETIVNDLESGEMPLDESLKKYEDGVKLLHQCRKRLDETKRKVEVLVKKGGKLTTEPFEE; encoded by the coding sequence ATGGCAAAGGAATTAAAATTCGAAGAGATGATGAAAAATCTGGAGACAATCGTGAATGATTTAGAGAGTGGCGAGATGCCTCTGGATGAGTCATTGAAGAAATACGAGGATGGTGTTAAGCTTCTTCATCAATGCAGGAAGCGGCTAGACGAGACAAAACGCAAGGTCGAGGTCCTGGTTAAAAAAGGCGGCAAGCTTACAACGGAGCCATTCGAGGAATGA
- a CDS encoding polyprenyl synthetase family protein has product MNIKKYITNKKKVIDKALDGYLPCATTKPAVIHKAMRYAVLPGGKRIRPILTIASFEACEGKGNAIMPVACAIELIHTYTLIHDDLPCMDNDDYRRGKLSCHKKFNEAIALLAGDALLTLGFELTSKSDIVKEVSRAIGSQGTIGGQVLDMAKGKKDLDYVTSHKTGALFEVALKAGGMFKGVGKKKLTALSKFGRDIGFTFQLIDDLIDKDGYVKVYGAPHLRKMTELLTRRAKAHLDIFGKKAKILQEIADLILKRHD; this is encoded by the coding sequence ATGAACATCAAAAAATATATTACGAATAAGAAAAAGGTTATAGATAAGGCATTGGATGGGTATTTGCCTTGCGCAACGACAAAGCCGGCAGTGATCCACAAGGCTATGAGGTATGCAGTGCTTCCGGGCGGGAAGAGGATACGGCCTATTTTGACTATTGCTAGTTTTGAGGCATGCGAGGGAAAAGGAAATGCTATTATGCCAGTCGCCTGCGCGATAGAACTTATACATACGTATACGCTTATTCATGATGATCTGCCTTGCATGGATAATGATGATTATAGGCGTGGAAAATTGAGCTGCCATAAGAAATTCAATGAGGCGATCGCGCTTTTGGCGGGAGATGCGCTATTGACACTGGGCTTTGAGTTAACAAGTAAGTCGGATATCGTAAAGGAAGTCTCAAGGGCCATAGGGAGCCAGGGCACTATAGGAGGCCAGGTCTTAGATATGGCCAAGGGTAAGAAGGATTTAGATTATGTTACAAGTCACAAGACAGGCGCGCTTTTTGAAGTTGCGCTAAAGGCCGGAGGCATGTTTAAAGGCGTTGGAAAGAAAAAACTAACCGCCCTTAGCAAGTTTGGTAGAGATATTGGTTTTACATTTCAACTCATAGATGACCTGATAGATAAAGATGGTTATGTAAAAGTTTACGGGGCGCCTCACCTCAGAAAAATGACAGAGCTTTTGACAAGACGCGCAAAGGCCCACCTGGATATTTTTGGCAAAAAAGCCAAGATCTTACAGGAAATAGCAGATCTTATATTGAAAAGACATGACTAA
- the dxs gene encoding 1-deoxy-D-xylulose-5-phosphate synthase, with product MTKLLDNINNPVDLKKLSVDELPVLTQELRDAIVETVSNSGGHLASSLGAAELITGIHYCFNAPEDIIIWDVGHQAYAHKLLTGRKDRFKTLRQLGGLSGFPNRFESEFDVFTTGHGSTSISTALGMVAARDLENKSHRVVAVIGDASLGGGMAFEALNHAGHLRKKFLVILNDNEMSISRSVGALSKYLNRIITAPRYNKIRKDVEALLKRVPRFGFGVIRAARRLEEGLKSLLVPGMFFEELGFRYFGPIDGNDVRAVVSTLKNIINMNEPVLLHVLTKKGKGYSYAEDVPEKFHGVGAFDVATGAKKPAKENFTNTFGEAMIDAAKANNKIIAITAAMPEGTGLDRFASIFPDRFFDVGMAEQHAVGFAAGLASAGLKPVVAVYSTFLQRSYDQIIHDVCLQNLNVIFMLDRSGIVGEDGPTHHGVFDISYLRNMPNMVVMAPKDEEELKEMLKFAISYNDGPIAIRYPRGGSYRAEKAEVQPRLFEKPRLDLGFGKGEILREGKDVTLLCVGYMSRVALHAAELLSSQGVDCEVINARFIKPLDLELILNSISKTGRLFTIEEGIASGGFGSFVSESLIDKARKKVIMETIGLPDRFIEHGDRDILLDKYGLSAERIKEKVLLCLK from the coding sequence ATGACTAAGTTGCTTGATAATATAAATAACCCAGTTGATTTAAAAAAGCTGAGCGTAGATGAATTGCCAGTTTTGACTCAGGAGTTAAGGGATGCTATTGTTGAGACAGTTTCCAATTCTGGCGGGCATCTTGCCTCGAGTCTTGGCGCGGCAGAGCTTATAACAGGCATACATTATTGTTTTAACGCGCCTGAAGACATTATTATATGGGATGTAGGGCATCAGGCATATGCGCATAAGCTGTTGACCGGCAGGAAGGACAGGTTTAAGACATTACGGCAGCTTGGGGGCCTGAGCGGATTTCCAAATAGATTTGAAAGCGAGTTTGATGTTTTTACTACAGGGCATGGATCTACGTCTATCTCTACCGCGCTTGGCATGGTCGCTGCCAGAGACCTGGAAAATAAATCGCATAGGGTGGTAGCTGTTATAGGTGACGCGTCTTTAGGAGGAGGCATGGCCTTTGAGGCGCTCAATCACGCGGGACATCTTCGCAAAAAATTTCTTGTAATACTTAATGACAATGAGATGAGCATATCTCGAAGCGTAGGCGCGTTAAGTAAATATTTAAATAGGATCATAACAGCCCCCAGATATAATAAGATCAGAAAAGATGTAGAGGCGCTTTTGAAACGCGTGCCAAGATTCGGTTTCGGGGTGATAAGGGCAGCCAGGCGATTAGAAGAAGGACTGAAGAGCCTTTTGGTGCCGGGTATGTTTTTTGAAGAATTAGGATTTAGGTATTTTGGCCCCATTGATGGCAATGATGTGCGCGCGGTAGTCAGCACATTGAAGAATATAATCAATATGAATGAGCCAGTACTCTTGCATGTATTGACAAAAAAAGGCAAAGGTTATTCGTATGCGGAAGACGTGCCTGAAAAATTTCACGGCGTGGGAGCATTTGACGTGGCTACTGGCGCGAAAAAGCCAGCCAAAGAGAATTTTACCAATACATTTGGCGAAGCAATGATAGATGCCGCAAAAGCAAATAATAAGATCATTGCTATAACTGCCGCGATGCCAGAAGGTACAGGCCTGGATAGATTTGCAAGTATCTTCCCTGATAGATTTTTTGATGTTGGTATGGCAGAGCAGCATGCAGTGGGTTTTGCGGCAGGCCTGGCAAGCGCAGGACTAAAGCCAGTCGTAGCGGTGTATTCTACTTTTTTGCAGCGTTCTTACGACCAGATAATACACGACGTGTGCCTGCAGAATCTCAATGTGATATTTATGCTGGACCGGTCAGGTATTGTGGGTGAAGACGGGCCCACGCATCACGGCGTGTTTGATATCTCGTATTTAAGGAATATGCCAAATATGGTAGTGATGGCGCCTAAGGATGAAGAAGAATTAAAAGAGATGCTTAAGTTTGCTATTTCCTATAATGATGGACCCATTGCTATCAGGTATCCCAGGGGAGGGAGCTATCGTGCCGAAAAAGCCGAGGTCCAGCCTCGGCTTTTTGAAAAGCCGAGGCTGGACCTCGGCTTTGGTAAAGGAGAGATATTGAGGGAAGGCAAGGATGTTACGTTGTTATGTGTTGGCTATATGTCTCGTGTTGCCTTGCACGCGGCAGAATTATTATCATCTCAAGGTGTGGATTGCGAAGTTATAAATGCCAGATTTATCAAGCCATTAGACCTGGAATTAATATTAAACTCTATTTCAAAGACAGGGAGACTCTTTACAATCGAAGAAGGTATAGCGAGCGGGGGTTTTGGCTCTTTTGTTTCAGAATCTCTTATTGATAAGGCGCGGAAAAAGGTTATAATGGAGACAATAGGGCTTCCAGATAGATTTATTGAACATGGGGATAGAGACATTTTATTGGATAAATATGGACTTTCCGCAGAGCGTATCAAGGAAAAGGTATTATTGTGCCTAAAGTAG